A window of the Paenibacillus woosongensis genome harbors these coding sequences:
- a CDS encoding glycoside hydrolase family 6 protein, whose protein sequence is MNVAIQKRFGLLLMITALIISLLPLGSSRTYAAEPHVNNPFVGATQYVNPDYAALIDTSIARVSDSTLKAKMQTVKSYPTAVWLDRIAAIHGGEANGGRKSLEETMDNVLAQKQGNTPIVVTLVIYNLPGRDCHALASNGELPLTAAGLQRYKTEYIDVIAGILSKPKYQDIRIVTVIEPDSLPNLVTNLSDQRCAQANSTNIYRDATRYALDKLHAISNVYTYMDIGHSGWLGWDTNRQPTIDLFTSVVSGTAAGLASVDGFISNTANNTPLEEPNLPNPDLNIGGQPIRSSKYYEWNPYFDELDFTAALYAGFVAKGWSPNIGFLIDTSRNGWGGPNRPTGATGSNVNDYVNSGRIDKRLHRGNWCNQSGAGMGVPPTVAPAGYSHIDAYVWVKPPGESDGSSSAIPNDEGKGFDRMCDPTYTTPDGTLSGALANAPVSGHWFHEQFVQLVENAYPAVPTSGSGDPTIPAAPAGLTATAGNAQVSLTWNAVSGATSYTVKRATTSGGPYTNVATGLTTPSYTNTGLTNGTTYYYVVSASNSAGQSPNSAQVSATPTSGGGNPTVPAAPAGLTATAGNAQVSLTWNAVSGATSYTVKRATTSGGPYTDVAVGLTTPSYTDTSLTNGTTYYYVVTASNSAGQSPNSAQVSATPTGGPTASNLVLQYKAADTNATDNQIKPHFNIKNNGTSAVDLSTLKIRYFFTKDGSAAVNGWIDWAQLGASNIQISFGNHSGTNSDTYVELSFSSGAGSIAAGGQSGDIQLRMSKADWSNFNEADDYSFDPTRTAFADSSRVVLYQNGTVVWGNEP, encoded by the coding sequence ATGAATGTTGCGATTCAAAAGAGATTCGGATTGCTATTGATGATCACCGCACTAATTATTAGCTTGTTGCCGTTAGGGAGCAGCAGAACGTATGCTGCAGAGCCTCATGTAAACAACCCGTTCGTCGGGGCGACACAATATGTAAATCCGGACTACGCGGCCTTGATCGATACGTCGATTGCCCGCGTCAGTGACAGCACGCTGAAAGCGAAGATGCAAACCGTAAAAAGCTATCCTACCGCTGTATGGCTGGACCGCATTGCGGCGATACATGGCGGAGAGGCAAACGGCGGAAGAAAAAGCCTAGAGGAGACAATGGACAACGTGCTTGCCCAGAAACAAGGCAACACGCCAATCGTGGTTACGCTTGTTATTTATAACTTGCCGGGCCGCGACTGTCACGCCCTGGCTTCGAACGGCGAATTGCCGCTGACGGCGGCAGGGCTGCAGCGCTACAAGACGGAATACATCGATGTCATTGCTGGAATTCTCTCCAAACCCAAATACCAGGATATTCGGATTGTGACGGTCATTGAACCGGACTCGCTGCCGAATCTGGTAACGAACCTTAGCGATCAAAGATGCGCGCAAGCCAATTCGACGAACATCTACCGCGATGCGACCCGCTATGCGTTGGACAAACTGCATGCAATCTCTAACGTGTACACCTATATGGATATCGGCCATTCCGGCTGGCTCGGCTGGGATACAAACCGCCAGCCTACAATTGATTTATTCACTTCCGTCGTTTCAGGCACGGCGGCCGGACTTGCGAGCGTAGACGGGTTTATCTCGAATACGGCCAACAATACGCCGCTCGAAGAACCAAACTTGCCGAATCCTGATTTGAATATCGGCGGTCAACCGATCAGGTCTTCCAAATACTATGAGTGGAACCCGTATTTCGATGAACTTGACTTTACCGCTGCCTTGTATGCCGGATTCGTGGCCAAAGGCTGGTCGCCGAACATTGGTTTCCTGATCGATACTTCGCGTAACGGCTGGGGAGGTCCTAACCGGCCGACCGGCGCAACCGGATCCAATGTTAACGATTACGTGAATTCGGGAAGAATCGACAAGCGTTTGCATCGCGGTAACTGGTGCAATCAGTCGGGCGCCGGCATGGGTGTGCCTCCCACAGTAGCGCCAGCGGGTTATTCTCATATCGATGCTTATGTTTGGGTGAAACCGCCGGGCGAGTCGGATGGATCAAGCTCCGCCATCCCGAACGATGAAGGCAAAGGCTTCGACAGAATGTGTGATCCGACTTATACGACGCCAGACGGCACTCTGTCAGGGGCGCTGGCCAATGCGCCGGTATCCGGTCACTGGTTCCATGAGCAGTTCGTGCAACTGGTTGAAAATGCATATCCCGCCGTACCGACCAGCGGTAGCGGCGATCCGACTATTCCGGCAGCACCTGCCGGGCTGACGGCGACAGCGGGCAACGCGCAGGTGTCCTTGACCTGGAACGCGGTGAGCGGCGCAACGAGCTATACAGTGAAGCGTGCGACGACAAGCGGCGGTCCGTACACGAACGTGGCAACCGGCTTGACGACGCCGAGCTACACGAACACCGGCCTGACGAACGGCACGACGTACTATTACGTCGTCAGTGCGTCGAACAGTGCGGGTCAAAGCCCGAACTCTGCCCAGGTGAGTGCGACGCCGACCAGCGGTGGAGGCAATCCGACCGTTCCGGCAGCACCTGCCGGGCTGACGGCGACAGCGGGCAACGCGCAGGTGTCCTTGACCTGGAACGCGGTGAGCGGCGCAACGAGCTATACGGTGAAGCGCGCGACGACGAGCGGCGGTCCTTACACGGACGTGGCAGTCGGTCTGACGACGCCAAGCTACACGGACACCAGCCTGACGAACGGCACGACGTACTATTACGTCGTCACCGCTTCAAACAGTGCGGGCCAGAGCCCGAACTCTGCGCAGGTGAGCGCGACGCCGACAGGTGGTCCAACCGCCTCGAACCTCGTACTGCAGTATAAAGCAGCTGATACGAATGCAACGGACAACCAGATCAAGCCTCACTTCAACATCAAAAATAACGGTACTTCGGCTGTCGATCTGAGCACGCTCAAAATCCGCTACTTCTTCACCAAAGACGGTTCTGCGGCGGTGAACGGGTGGATCGACTGGGCACAGCTCGGCGCCAGCAACATTCAGATTTCGTTCGGCAACCATAGCGGTACGAATTCGGATACGTACGTGGAACTGAGCTTCTCGTCCGGCGCAGGCTCGATCGCGGCAGGTGGCCAATCCGGCGACATCCAGTTGCGGATGTCTAAGGCGGACTGGTCTAACTTCAACGAGGCGGACGACTACTCGTTTGATCCGACTAGGACAGCTTTCGCCGACTCGAGCCGAGTCGTGCTGTATCAGAATGGCACGGTTGTATGGGGGAACGAGCCTTAA